The following coding sequences are from one Thermotoga sp. window:
- a CDS encoding substrate-binding domain-containing protein: GYKTVKEYLKKHGKDFTAIFAINDLTAVGALKALHDLGVSVPDEISVMGFDDDPISSYTIPALTTVRQPRKEMGRVAFKVLYERLSGKKGIARRVVLPVEIVERKSVAALK, encoded by the coding sequence TGGATACAAAACCGTAAAAGAATACTTGAAAAAGCACGGTAAAGACTTTACCGCCATTTTTGCTATAAATGATCTGACAGCGGTTGGTGCTTTAAAAGCCCTTCATGACTTAGGTGTATCTGTACCGGATGAGATCTCTGTGATGGGCTTCGATGATGATCCTATCTCAAGCTATACCATTCCTGCCTTAACTACTGTAAGGCAGCCAAGAAAAGAGATGGGAAGAGTAGCATTCAAGGTACTCTACGAGAGACTCTCAGGAAAAAAAGGAATAGCAAGAAGAGTAGTACTGCCCGTAGAGATCGTTGAAAGAAAGTCAGTGGCTGCTCTGAAGTAA